A stretch of the Ostrea edulis chromosome 9, xbOstEdul1.1, whole genome shotgun sequence genome encodes the following:
- the LOC125659079 gene encoding uncharacterized protein LOC125659079 has protein sequence MYPLILTTLLALWNSAEGKDVFITRSNSPICPPRAVCGNIFEFDRMMDDGSLEPERRHITNCFCNHTRACNFNRGNMIYQSRTQMEVLCEPVSALPRCRPGMVARRMYVDSMDFNDKSYYAIRCICPLNLIRPAQPRVKATVYRNLQHAGFDKIYNYKCNDIDMEGEE, from the exons ATGTATCCTCTGATCCTGACAACATTACTGGCGTTGTGGAATAGTGCTGAGGGGAAGGACGTATTCATAACG AGGTCGAATTCACCAATATGCCCCCCGCGAGCTGTGTGTGGGAACATCTTTGAGTTTGACCGGATGATGGACGATGGCTCTTTAGAACCAGAAAGGAGACACATCACCAACTGTTTCTGCAACCATACAAGAGCCTGCAACTTCAACAGAGGAAACATGATCTACCAGAGCAGGACTCAAAT GGAAGTGTTGTGTGAGCCTGTAAGTGCTTTGCCGAGGTGCAGGCCGGGAATGGTCGCCAGACGCATGTACGTGGACTCTATGGACTTCAACGACAAATCTTATTACGCT atACGGTGCATTTGCCCATTGAACCTCATACGCCCTGCCCAACCTCGCGTGAAGGCGACAGTGTACCGTAATCTCCAGCATGCTGGCTTCGACAAAATCTACAACTACAAATGTAATGACATTGATATGGAGGGTGAGGAATAA